A stretch of Arachis hypogaea cultivar Tifrunner chromosome 15, arahy.Tifrunner.gnm2.J5K5, whole genome shotgun sequence DNA encodes these proteins:
- the LOC112751469 gene encoding protease Do-like 10, mitochondrial, translating to MASFLRTARKLASSSSQYGRLKSPPSTTRNASAFRAPPRPPISDNSSNLLAGKTNGVTRMLPCSAPISSSYDRRWRTRRVGVRKGNAAAVELALNSVVKVFSVLCSPNYLLPWQNKSQRETMGSGFVIPGRKILTNAHVIADHSFVLVRKHGSPAKYRAEVKAVGHECDLAILAVESEEFWDGMNPLELGDIPLLQEAVSVVGYPQGGDNISVTKGVVSRVEPTQYVHGASQLMAIQIDAAINPGNSGGPAIMGNKVAGVAFQNLSGAENIGYIIPVPVIKHFIYGVEEKGKYTGFCSLGLSCQPTENVHLRNHFGMQPDMTGVLVSKINPLSDAHNVLKKDDIILSFDGVPIANDGTVPFRNRERITFDHLVSMKQPNENAIVRVLRDGKEHELNIILRPLQPLVPVHQFDKLPSYYIFAGLVFVPLTQPYLHEYGEDWYNTSPRRLCERALRELPKKANQQLVILSQVLMDDINAGYERLAELQVLKVNGTEIDNLEHLCQLVENCSTESVRFDLEDDRVIALNYEVAKVATSRILMRHRIPSAKSVDLIDTQNSSQSELASQC from the exons ATGGCCTCCTTCCTCCGTACAGCTCGGAAGCTCGCCTCTTCATCCTCGCAGTACGGCCGCCTGAAATCGCCACCCTCCACCACTCGCAATGCTTCTGCGTTTCGCGCGCCGCCGCGTCCCCCGATTTCCGACAACAGCAGTAACCTCCTCGCCGGGAAAACCAACGGCGTTACGAGAATGTTGCCGTGCTCTGCGCCAATCTCCAGTAGCTACGACCGCAGATGGAGAACGAGAAGGGTTGGTGTGAGGAAGGGAAACGCCGCGGCGGTGGAGTTAGCGTTGAACTCAGTGGTTAAGGTTTTCAGCGTTTTGTGCAGTCCCAACTACTTGCTTCCATGGCAGAACAAGTCTCAGCGTGAAACCATGGGTTCTG GGTTTGTGATTCCGGGCAGGAAGATTCTCACGAATGCTCATGTGATAGCTGATCATTCGTTTGTGCTTGTTAGGAAGCATGGTTCTCCCGCCAAGTATAGAGCGGAAGTTAAAGCTGTTGGTCACGAGTGCGACTTAGCTATACTCGCTGTTGAGAGTGAAGAGTTTTGGGATGGTATGAATCCATTGGAGCTTGGAGACATCCCGTTACTACAAGAAGCAGTTTCTGTTGTGGGATATCCTCAAG GTGGTGACAACATTTCAGTCACTAAAGGGGTTGTCTCTAGGGTTGAACCTACACAATATGTTCATGGTGCCTCCCAGTTGATGGCGATACAGATTGATGCAGCCATAAATCCAGGGAACAGTGGTGGCCCAGCAATTATGGGCAATAAGGTTGCTGGAGTAGCATTCCAAAATCTTTCAGGAGCTGAGAATATAGG TTACATTATACCTGTACCTGTAATAAAGCATTTTATATATGGtgtagaagaaaaaggaaagtaTACTGGATTTTGCTCTCTGGGTTTGTCGTGCCAGCCAACTGAGAATGTTCACCTCAGAAACCATTTTGGCATGCAACCTGACATGACAGGGGTGCTAGTAAGCAAAATTAACCCACTTTCAGATGCACACAATGTTCTGAAGAAAGATGATATTATACTTTCATTTGATGGAGTGCCTATAGCAAACGATGGCACAG TTCCTTTCCGAAATAGAGAGCGGATAACATTTGATCACTTGGTGTCTATGAAGCAGCCAAATGAAAACGCAATAGTCAGAGTTTTGCGGGATGGGAAAGAGCATGAACTTAATATCATTCTCAGACCT CTCCAACCCTTAGTTCCAGTTCATCAGTTTGATAAACTTCCAAGTTATTACATTTTTGCTGGTCTGGTATTTGTTCCGCTCACTCAACCATACCTTCATGAGTATGGAGAAGACTGGTATAATACATCACCTCGTCGTTTGTGTGAACGAGCCCTGAGGGAATTGCCCAAGAAAGCAAATCAACAACTTGTGATCCTATCTCAG GTTCTTATGGACGATATCAATGCTGGATATGAGCGTCTTGCAGAACTACAG GTTTTGAAGGTTAATGGAACAGAGATTGACAACCTAGAACATTTATGTCAACTTGTTGAAAACTGTAGCACAGAGAGCGTGCGATTTGATTTGGAAGATGATCGTGTCATTGCCTTGAACTATGAAGTCGCAAAAGTTGCCACTTCTAGAATTTTGATGCGTCACAGAATACCTTCAGCAAAGTCTGTTGACCTTATTGATACACAAAATAGTTCACAATCTGAACTAGCTTCCCAATGTTGA
- the LOC112751470 gene encoding ferredoxin-thioredoxin reductase, variable chain, with amino-acid sequence MSMSMSSSSSYLTRACSPSSSVSVSPNCTSSWMILPKNPLSLPQPSRALSLPTPTRRPLTGLVRCEVAVQLSSQQDEEAEESSKVSKVGARVRVKSPLKVYHVPKVPELDLDGMEGQIKQYVGLWNGKRISANLPYKVEFVTEIEGRGKVKFFAHLREDEFEYV; translated from the coding sequence ATGAGCATGAGCATGAGCAGCAGTAGCAGTTACCTAACAAGGGCGTGTTCGCCTTCATCCTCCGTGAGCGTCTCCCCTAACTGCACTTCTTCATGGATGATTCTCCCCAAGAACCCTCTCTCACTCCCTCAACCCTCACGCGCCCTCTCACTCCCAACCCCCACGCGCCGTCCCCTAACCGGCCTCGTCAGGTGCGAGGTCGCAGTTCAACTCTCTTCTCAACAAGACGAAGAAGCAGAAGAATCTTCCAAGGTCAGCAAGGTCGGTGCGCGCGTTAGGGTGAAATCGCCGCTCAAGGTCTATCATGTTCCCAAGGTTCCGGAGCTCGATCTCGACGGAATGGAAGGTCAGATCAAGCAGTACGTAGGGTTATGGAACGGGAAGCGAATCTCTGCTAACTTGCCTTATAAGGTTGAGTTTGTTACGGAAATTGAAGGACGTGGCAAAGTGAAGTTCTTCGCGCACCTCAGGGAAGATGAATTTGAGTATGTTTAG